In the genome of Diabrotica undecimpunctata isolate CICGRU chromosome 2, icDiaUnde3, whole genome shotgun sequence, the window TGGTCCATACAGACATCTTTTTATGGCTTGTGCTgaccatcttttttttttaattatgtaaaatattGGGTCAGTAAGCATCTTTTTATGATCTGTTGAACATCTTTTATTATAGTTTGGATTATTTTAGTATACATTTAGGTtccaaaaattaataatttaagtgGTCTATAACAGATTATTTTGACATCTTTTAAATTTTGGTATCTGATTTGAAAATTCGATTTGagctattttgaaaataatattagaaaacagaTAAGCGCTTATACCATAAGGATAAGGAAAATAAAGTAATTtattctgaaaaataaaaaaattaatacgttAATACTATAATTTACTAAAACTCTTataatctatataaaaatattgtaaattaaaaaaaaaaaaacaaatattaaattttgagttttttgtaACCGTAAGGTACCGATGTGAAATTTTCGGAAAATTTTCTCTTGGTAGAGTTAGGTCTATATATCTTTTCAAGAGTTTTTGTAATGACACAATGATCTTGGGTCCTTTGTATCTGTTTAGTAACGATAGAAACAGGATCAGCCTTTTCGAGAaccatttctttaattttatcaaaGTTTATGGTTTTAGATACTGCATAGTTAAGTGATATCCCCTTAACTTTACAGCAAATTTTCTGCTGACCATCAGGAAGAATACATTTATAGGCATAATTTTTAGGTCCTCCAGAAACGAATTCAGAGATAGATCCACCACCTAACTCATCCGTAAGATCACCAATACACTGGCCGGTAGGAAGGTCCTTTAAACCTAGCTTTGTCATGTATATAATTGAATCAGTGTCATAATAAAAAGCCCTATCCGCCACCAAATCTAAATAGGAGTATAATTTAAGACGAGCCAAAGCTGTCACATAAGAGGCAAGAACCACATTTACTGTGGGAGACATTGAAGCCGCTTCTTCAACGTATTCCCAAGTTACAACAAGTGTCTCATCGTTTACAGGAATTACGGTGTTGACATAAAGCGAAGGGTTCACCAACATAGCAAAAAATTCATTTGGCTGTTTTATGATGGAAGTTTTCGGAAGATTTTCACGCTGAGCGAACTTTCCCCAAAAAGAATTCAACATTAACTTTGCCAAAGATCTAAGACCAGGATTCTCCGATATTTCAGAAAAGTCCAATCTTACATCTTCTCGTTGAAAAAACTCTTCAATATAATGATTTTTCTGCTCATCAGATTCACATCCGCGAGGCCAACCAGAAGCTTGTTGTTTGAGTTTAATGAACTTGTTCATCATATCGGAAAAAAGACCTTTCTGAGATTTCGATAACTCTAAACTGTCGTACGACCATATCTCATACACATACAATAACTTATAACCCTTCGTTAAAGCCTTCACAACTTCTTCAATTACCCATGTTCCTGTGAGAGCTCGTTCTTCATCTGAATGCTCACATTCCGTTTGTACAAAATCCTCACCGCATTTACGACAGAGAACAAACATACATTTACTATTCATCTTTGCTGGTAAAACAGGGTGGTAAAGAGTTGTAGGTGGTAATACTTTACACTTTATCAATCCAGATAAATCAGAAATGTCTGCAGCATTGCATTCCTCCCCAACATATATTTTCTTTGGGTGTCCGATAGGGAACTTTCCATATTTACAAATAAACGGATAAAGTGAGCAAACgtcaacatattttattttttcatcctTACTACAAGTGAAATATTCAACAGTATTACCGGTTCTGCCACCGTAGAGAGCATCCCTAGGATTTAGAGGTAAAGTCATCATAAGATAATGGTTTTCGGTGTATGATGCTATTTCTGGCGTTATTATTTTTCTAAAAGTGCATTCCCACATTTCCACTACTTCATAACCTTGAGACTGCAAATATTGGTTTTTAAGATTTGTCTTGTCATAACGATTCTCCATACAATCCGAAGGGTCGTCGTGAAGAGGAGACGTTCTCTTTTCGGGGTAACAGCTAGGACATCCATGATAATAACAGCCTTGAAATTCAAAAATGGTCTTATCGTGAAGACCATCTACCTTGAGATTTCCTATCAAAGCCTCTGATTCCCTTGCAGCATGTTGTATTTTAATTCCACGCTGCTTCTCTTCCCACAGTAGCCACTGCAGAGCTATTTTTGACTGATTGTCTTTAAAACGATAACCACCTTTAGGAATAAGACCTATAGTGTCAGGCTGTAGGAAATTACGTCTATATACCTTATTGCAAGTCGAGGCTACAGTTGTAGCTTCTAAGAAAGGGCAAACATTTGACGTGTCAAGCAGCTGTTTCCTAAAACTTAAGCAAGACTGTGCTAATATTTCAACATCAGATATACAGTACTCTTCGATTTCCTTTCTAAAATCAAAGACATATCCTTCATTAACTCTTTCAGCATGCCAGCTTATCAACCTCTCTCGTGCATCCTCCTTCAAATTATCTGGATCGTAGTACTGTAGAGGAGGAACAACCCCGACATAATTTTGGTTTTCTACCTTATTAAACAGATGGGGAAAGTAGCCTTTTTTCAATTGAGTTAAACCGAAAGCTTTAGGTAAAGCTGATAAAGCCATAGGAAAATAATTAAGACTGTCGAGAAACTTAACATTCCCAACACTCATAGACACCAGCTTTGTACCACGCATAATCAAGTCAGGAGTGACATCAGTCTTTGTTAGAATATAATTTAACACAAACTGGTGATCGAAACCAGAGCCGTTATGGGCCATAACAACGACTCTTTTAAAAAGTTTACGTTGATTCAATACAAACTCCATCAACCGTTCAATAGGGTTGTTTTTTAAAACCTGCAGACGAACACCACATTTTATACACATGCTGGTATCGGATTCCAAACATTTGTCGCAGCACTGTTTAAAAACACACAGATTAGGTTCTTGAAGAACCGAACCATCAGACATTACCGTTTCCTGAGTTGTCTCAAGAtcgtaaaaaatgaaaagaaaatcgTTTAATGGAGGAGTACCGAAATCTGCTTGCATATAACAAAGATGATCACTAGGACAATTTTTTCCGCAAGTTTTGCAGAATATCTCTGCACACACATGGTTTTTCGTGTAGATCTTGAAACAATCCCTACATCTTTTAATTTTCTCACAGACAGTTGAAATATGGGCATTGAAACACGCTTCTCCATAAAAACTTCGCCCACATTTGCAACAGGGAATTTTTAAAGTATCTTTCGAACAAACCGGTGAACGACGACAAGCAAAGCATGTACCACCACACCTGTgctcatttttattattataaggtGTATGACACGCCTCGCAATAATAGATACATGTAAAAGCACCAGTCAGAGAAGTGATTACGTTATAATGACCTTCATGAAACAGAAGATTCAATTTCGGTCCATCACCAAATCCTTCAAAAACCACATCACGGCCCTTACTTCCATAATCGTATACAACAATTTTGTAATTATTAAGATACGATTGAAATTGTTGTAATTCTGGAATGCCAGCGCCGTCAATAGGAATAACAACACCCGCATCCTTTGTCAATTTTATTGCTTCTATCTCTTGCGTTCTACCTATATCTTGACGAATTTTTGAAAGTTTGGGATTTTTGTCTACGTACGCTTTAGCTACAATCAAAGCCCGAGGAAGGCAGAGgttatccttatttttaatgaccATTATACTTTGTCTTTTTGTACACTCCTCATCAAACGTATTAAACTTGCGTGGTCTTCCCTGACCTTTAGGCATCTTAACGATTGTAATCCCTAGACAAAATGTCTCGGTGTTAAGACCTGTAGAATTGGACTGATAAATTGATGATATTTTGTTAAAAACATCGTCCACAGTTACATCGGCAGCCGGTCTAAATCGCATCCATCCCTGTCCTCTTGAAAAATCTTTGCTACAGAACGTGAAACCAACCTGATCCTGCGGTTTAATGTTCTCTGTTCCCTTCATCACAATTTGTTCTATTGCCATTTTGGTCCATTTAACTGGGTCTGATCCCTCAggcacattttttattttaaattccagAGTTCTCCCCTGAACTCCgaatttatgaatttttttaacttgatctctaacaattaaaaaattttccattttttaaatcttataaaattattaaaaattagagtttttaaatattacaaaactcACCAAAGCACGTCCGATCACTAAGAATACCTGAAACGGAATGAAGAAAAATAGTTGTAATGATGTTATATATAAAGAAAACTTTAATCGGACGGAAAACTAAACGgttttaaaaaaaaagagaaagttttactctctattttttttttttcgtcaaattcttgttatctcttACTACCATCATTCTTTAACACGCACATTATGTTGCCATTTCACCAAAAACTTGCTTAGAAGCAGAAAATGTGTTTAATTACATTGAAGTGGTGGAATTGAAGTAAGTTTAATTCAAAGTTTATAACGGAAGTTAGAAataacaacacattttttttataatgaaaataatGAGGTACCTACTAATTTAATCACCAAACACATTTTATCACACCTGAAAACACTCGTCATCAGCATTAAACCGCTTATGGAAATCTAGAGACAGAAATGCCTAAACAATTCAATATTGAGAAACAAACACGTTAGGATTAAAATCACGTCAAGGAGCCGTGATACGATTAAAAAACATACACAACGGAAATGAGGGTAGAACACTGTGAATGAAGAAATGAGAGAATGCGAAATTAACAGGAATGCAACAATAATATATACTGAATGATAGCAAATCACCATTAGGTAGAAATGTGGGTCAATTACGAAGAAACTGTAACATAAAGGCATAATCAACAGGAATAAACAGGTAAACTAGTAAGAAAAAAGAGGAAATTAGATAAGAATAatcaaaaatacaatacttggggtatgagttgagaggtgaaagatatgaactTCTGCAAagcatattggaaggtaaagtacaGGTCAAATTATCAGTGGGAAGACAACCCCCGTGACTGAAAGACCTGagaagatggtttgaccgctcatccgcagaaatttCTCGTTTTGctgtttccaaagctacaattgcgaTCCTAAATCTTCAAAATAAGACTGCGCGATAAGAAGAAGAGATAAAAAGGAATATTTAAAAACAGCCGGTTATCAAAACTAGTTACTATAGCGGTCTAAAGCAAATGTATGATAAATTTAGGAGTACACGAATTTGGAATAAGTGTTGTGTATAACTTAAACCTTTAACTAAAAATACTCTAAAGAGTAGACGTTTTGTTATACTTATAAAGGAAAGCCTATCAACAATGTAACGGAGCAAAGACTTAAATGTTGGGGGGTCATAAGGACTAAAATTCTATAGAAGATTCGAATTCATATATCAGAATTTCATCGGGGTCGGGTAATCCTAATGGCACACAAAGATGGATATAAAATGTTTAAAGgttttataacataaaacaagTAAAAGTAATAATACCCCTTGAAGATATAGTAAGAAATTTGTAGAAATGCCAAAGATAAAATGCAATGTTTTGtagtagaaaaaatatatatctagAATATGATGACACCAGCTGATTACGAGATCATAACAGGTAGCGATTCGACTTAAAAAATTTGAGTCAGATGGTCGAAAAGTGAAGATTATACAAGAGCGTGGACATTGAAAAGTGTAAAGGCATATatagtatattaaaaaaataatacaagccTAGGAACAATGGTACTTAAACAAGTGAACATATAAGTACTATTGGAAAGACATGATGACCTGAATATACCTAGGAAAGAACTGGTCGGTATCCGTAAAATAAACCACAGTATACTATTGTATGAAAAAGGTAAAAACAGATAGCAGTTCGAAAGACTTTTTATGATTAAaccgataataaaaaaaaaattacacttaAGTTGTCAAAAAAATGAAGATTGTTCAAGAACGTAGACATTACAAAGTATAAGGGCATATATAGTGTATTTAGAAAATATGAGAAGTCAAGGAAGAATGCTACTTAAACAAGTGAAAATATAAGTACTATTTACATGATAACTTGAATCTACATAAGAAAGAACTGGTCGAATCtgaaaaacaaaatcataccattATCCTATGAGATAAaaggtgaaaataaaaaaaaaaaaaaaacgatattatTACAACGAAAAAAAGCATACCAAATGGGGAAAAATCTGCAGACGATGCTAATCTCTCAAAGCGAAGATGATTTACAATATATGCTGccagaaaataaaaagaagacgaaatgcatggttataacaccAAATCTACTAGTGAATTAGAGCTGGAGGGTCAgataagtgatggagtttaaatatctttacATCATACAGGTACGGAAAGTTTTAAACAGAAGTTGAAgaccaaataaataaaaaaaagttgcaGGTTGCTTGAATGAAAAAATATGGGCtaataaaatatcggaaaagaaaggCAGAAAACATTTATCAGAACACTTGATACATTGAACACATCAGAATACATGGCAGAAACTTGACTTGGTAGACAGAAGTGAAACAGTAGAGATGAAAACCCTTCGAATAAATCGATGGTAAGTCACTGACATATCATTAATAACTGGGTAAAAAACAGAACAGAGTAAAACGaccatataagccaaatgacacaAAAATAGAGTGGTAAAAGAGACGGTTCTACAATAGAAATCGATCAGTGGggagaccacgaaaacgatggaatgacaactgaAGGCACATTAAACAAACAGAGTAATGTCTACACAAAAAAAGAATAACACGAGATGGAAACTATGCATACAGGCGTGGGCaagatttggaaaactgagttggatcttgaaaagcactaacaTAGAACAATAGTTGAAAagcagaatttacgatcagtgtattcTCTCTATAGTGTATCGAAGACGTGTTCAAATACAATAATTTGGCAGATAAGTgggtaaatgttaatggaagaaaactgactCATTtaaagatacgctgatgacattgtaatattcgctacaagtttcgaagaactacagaccatgatgacgcaactattttaAGCTTCGGAAAAaataggtcttaagatgaacttgaaaaaaacaaaaattatgacaaatacactgaatattacagaaataacgttgaacgacataaatttagaaacagtaagcgaatataTCTACCTGGAACAGATattgaaaattaacaaaaaaaaacctgccgaaattaccagaagaataaggttagcgtgggcagaatttggaaaactgagttggatttaaaaagcactaaaatagaacagtatttgaaaaacagaatttacgatcagtgtatcctccctacaCTGACGTATgattcacagacgtggacactcaccaagtacaatatgtataaaatagtaaaagcataaagagcgatggaaagatcaatgcttgggggtgagacttatagacaaaaaaaaaacaaataaaaatggattagaagcaaaactaaagtaaaagacgcaggagaacatgcggccaaattaaaatggagcttcgcaggacacaatgcccgactgaaggataagagatgaaccacgaaatacaacaatggaggccatggttaggaaaatagaagcagaggaagaccacaaatgagatgggctaaTGAcgttaagaagatcggaggacacaactggaagcaagtggcgcaaaatagaaaaaccTTGATTGATTtaaaggaggcctatgtccaaagttgtattacttaaggctaaagaaaaagaagaaagtattctctctatactcacgtatggttaacagacgtggacactcaccaggTCTAATATGAATAcaatagtaaaggcacaaagagtgatggaaagatcaatgctcggatTGAGACTTATGGacaaaaaaaagcaaaacaaGTG includes:
- the LOC140433649 gene encoding uncharacterized protein, with the protein product MSDGSVLQEPNLCVFKQCCDKCLESDTSMCIKCGVRLQVLKNNPIERLMEFVLNQRKLFKRVVVMAHNGSGFDHQFVLNYILTKTDVTPDLIMRGTKLVSMSVGNVKFLDSLNYFPMALSALPKAFGLTQLKKGYFPHLFNKVENQNYVGVVPPLQYYDPDNLKEDARERLISWHAERVNEGYVFDFRKEIEEYCISDVEILAQSCLSFRKQLLDTSNVCPFLEATTVASTCNKVYRRNFLQPDTIGLIPKGGYRFKDNQSKIALQWLLWEEKQRGIKIQHAARESEALIGNLKVDGLHDKTIFEFQGCYYHGCPSCYPEKRTSPLHDDPSDCMENRYDKTNLKNQYLQSQGYEVVEMWECTFRKIITPEIASYTENHYLMMTLPLNPRDALYGGRTGNTVEYFTCSKDEKIKYVDVCSLYPFICKYGKFPIGHPKKIYVGEECNAADISDLSGLIKCKVLPPTTLYHPVLPAKMNSKCMFVLCRKCGEDFVQTECEHSDEERALTGTWVIEEVVKALTKGYKLLYVYEIWSYDSLELSKSQKGLFSDMMNKFIKLKQQASGWPRGCESDEQKNHYIEEFFQREDVRLDFSEISENPGLRSLAKLMLNSFWGKFAQRENLPKTSIIKQPNEFFAMLVNPSLYVNTVIPVNDETLVVTWEYVEEAASMSPTVNVVLASYVTALARLKLYSYLDLVADRAFYYDTDSIIYMTKLGLKDLPTGQCIGDLTDELGGGSISEFVSGGPKNYAYKCILPDGQQKICCKVKGISLNYAVSKTINFDKIKEMVLEKADPVSIVTKQIQRTQDHCVITKTLEKIYRPNSTKRKFSENFTSVPYGYKKLKI